The Natronoglycomyces albus genome has a segment encoding these proteins:
- a CDS encoding nucleoside/nucleotide kinase family protein yields the protein MSHKGVLYSKSACLARVGKLLAQHDGRRVLLGIAGAPGSGKSRLAKQLRQTLARVATLVPMDGFHLPLARLDELGRRDRQGAPDTFDAPAFVELLRRLRGGAEVIKAPSFRRDVGEPLPDAITVPKEKPLVIVEGNYLLLDDFGFAPVAGLLDESWFVDTPEERRLAQLVGRHVRFGATPEAAKAWSYGPDQRNAELVARTRVRADYLVCVG from the coding sequence ATGAGTCATAAAGGGGTCCTGTATAGCAAATCCGCCTGCCTGGCCCGCGTTGGAAAGCTTCTGGCCCAGCACGATGGTCGTCGAGTTTTGCTCGGTATCGCGGGAGCCCCTGGGTCGGGTAAATCTCGGCTGGCCAAGCAGCTACGTCAGACTCTCGCGCGAGTGGCTACGTTGGTGCCCATGGACGGCTTTCATCTGCCCCTGGCGCGACTAGATGAGCTTGGCCGTCGAGACCGGCAAGGCGCCCCCGACACGTTCGACGCCCCAGCCTTTGTGGAGCTGCTACGACGACTTCGTGGCGGGGCCGAGGTTATCAAGGCTCCCAGCTTTCGTCGGGATGTTGGGGAACCGCTACCCGATGCGATCACGGTCCCGAAGGAGAAACCGTTGGTCATTGTCGAGGGTAACTATTTGCTTCTCGATGACTTCGGATTCGCGCCGGTGGCTGGTCTTCTGGATGAGAGTTGGTTTGTCGACACCCCCGAAGAACGTCGCCTAGCTCAGCTGGTCGGGCGTCACGTTCGCTTTGGTGCCACCCCCGAGGCGGCGAAGGCTTGGAGCTATGGACCTGATCAGCGCAATGCCGAACTTGTTGCTCGTACCCGCGTGCGTGCCGATTACCTGGTCTGCGTCGGCTAG
- a CDS encoding alanine racemase, which produces MDHAALTELDNQSLDWRCRTVGSDAHEYSIAQWLSSRPRLEHLPTPSLALAGSAVEHNVRVMAQWCHDRGVAIAPHGKATMAPQLWSKQLAAGAVGITLASVAQARVARAFGVRRILIANQVIDAAELTELSRWAADGIEVTHFVDSPAAVAALDALPAGAPSLDVCVELGAPGGRAGARSLTAAAEVARLVEAHPRARLVGVAAYEGVITSGTEASDLADVAAYLEDVVSLYSSCDFATDSPMVTAGGSAYFDIVASVLGRLAPVAEIVLRCGAYLSHDHGFYARLTPFARGGDGPQLRPALLSRSRVLALPEPGRAILDAGRRDLPFDQGLAHPVDEDGIRLPGLTMSAIADQHAFLTGETSGLVVGEVLTLGPSHPCTAFDKWGLIPVVSDDGIVVEAVHTFF; this is translated from the coding sequence GTGGACCATGCCGCACTCACAGAGCTGGACAATCAGTCGCTCGATTGGCGCTGCCGGACAGTCGGAAGTGACGCACATGAATATTCGATCGCGCAATGGCTTTCCTCCCGCCCCCGCCTCGAACACCTGCCCACCCCCTCGCTGGCGCTGGCCGGTTCGGCAGTTGAGCACAATGTCCGCGTGATGGCGCAGTGGTGCCACGACCGTGGCGTCGCCATAGCTCCGCATGGGAAGGCGACGATGGCTCCGCAGCTGTGGTCCAAACAGCTTGCCGCGGGGGCGGTCGGCATCACGCTGGCCTCCGTGGCTCAAGCTCGTGTCGCCCGAGCCTTTGGAGTGCGCCGCATCCTTATCGCCAACCAAGTCATCGATGCCGCTGAGCTGACTGAGCTGTCCAGGTGGGCCGCTGACGGTATCGAGGTGACGCACTTTGTCGACTCGCCCGCAGCGGTAGCGGCGCTTGACGCGCTTCCCGCTGGCGCGCCATCGCTCGATGTCTGTGTCGAGCTAGGAGCCCCGGGTGGGCGGGCGGGGGCACGCTCGCTTACGGCGGCAGCTGAGGTGGCCAGGCTGGTCGAGGCGCATCCGCGGGCCCGGCTAGTCGGCGTCGCTGCTTATGAAGGGGTCATTACCTCAGGTACTGAGGCGTCGGATCTGGCGGACGTCGCGGCCTATCTCGAAGATGTGGTCTCCTTGTACTCCTCGTGCGACTTCGCGACCGATTCCCCTATGGTCACCGCTGGTGGAAGTGCGTACTTCGACATTGTCGCCTCAGTGCTGGGTCGGCTGGCTCCAGTGGCCGAAATCGTTCTTCGCTGCGGGGCCTACCTCAGTCATGATCATGGTTTCTACGCTCGGCTCACGCCGTTTGCTCGGGGCGGAGATGGCCCGCAGCTGCGTCCGGCGCTTCTCTCACGGTCCCGAGTGCTGGCGCTTCCCGAGCCGGGCCGAGCGATTCTTGACGCCGGGCGGCGGGACCTACCGTTTGATCAAGGTCTGGCGCACCCTGTCGACGAAGATGGGATTCGTCTGCCCGGTTTGACGATGAGTGCGATCGCCGACCAACATGCCTTCCTGACCGGAGAAACCTCAGGTTTGGTGGTGGGTGAGGTTCTCACTTTGGGGCCCTCACACCCATGCACCGCGTTCGACAAGTGGGGGTTGATTCCCGTGGTCTCAGACGACGGGATCGTTGTCGAGGCAGTGCATACCTTTTTCTGA
- a CDS encoding RidA family protein: MTDKTAIHTTSAPAPAHTFPQGVRKGPLLQVSGQGPVDPATGTYLYPGDVKAQTTRTLDNVLAILNAGGASLDDVIMLRVYLTDRADFAAMNEAYGAFVTAHTSKGTPLPCRTTVMTGLPREEMLVEIDALAVVN, encoded by the coding sequence ATGACTGACAAGACTGCCATCCACACCACCTCCGCCCCGGCCCCCGCCCACACCTTCCCCCAAGGAGTGCGCAAGGGCCCCCTGCTACAGGTCTCCGGTCAAGGCCCCGTCGACCCGGCCACCGGCACCTACCTGTACCCCGGTGATGTCAAAGCCCAGACCACCCGCACCCTCGACAACGTGCTCGCCATCCTCAACGCCGGCGGAGCCAGCCTAGACGACGTCATCATGCTGCGCGTCTATTTGACCGACCGCGCCGACTTCGCCGCGATGAACGAGGCATACGGGGCCTTTGTCACCGCCCACACCAGCAAAGGCACACCGCTTCCGTGCCGCACCACCGTCATGACCGGGTTGCCGCGCGAAGAAATGCTCGTCGAAATCGACGCCTTGGCAGTCGTGAACTAA
- a CDS encoding sugar kinase yields the protein MRGIVDAICFGESMVVVAPDPPQPLCEGPPTRLGCAGAESNVAIYLAGMGLHVAWRGRLGTDPFADLITGTLNAAKVDTDLVETDPNAPTGVYFKDPQPTGTQVHYYRSNSAASHMGPGFMDCMPSCRLWHFTGITAALSNSARALATEIPKVSGASLTSFDVNYRPALWSPQAAQAVLRDIANRVDIAFVGLDEAHALWGTETPQQVRETLPGAGTLVVKDAANGATAFGPMGPIWAAAPTIDIVEPVGAGDAFAAGYLYGLLTDAGTKASLELGHLFARSALSVAGDIGPLPDPHDIAALAKPQ from the coding sequence ATGCGCGGCATAGTGGACGCCATCTGTTTCGGGGAGTCCATGGTCGTGGTCGCACCCGACCCTCCCCAACCATTGTGTGAGGGCCCGCCGACTCGACTGGGCTGCGCCGGGGCCGAATCAAACGTAGCGATATATCTAGCCGGAATGGGATTGCACGTAGCTTGGCGTGGACGACTCGGAACAGACCCCTTCGCCGACCTCATCACCGGCACTCTCAACGCGGCCAAAGTCGATACAGACTTGGTGGAGACCGACCCAAACGCCCCAACGGGGGTCTACTTCAAAGACCCGCAACCGACCGGTACCCAAGTGCACTACTACCGTTCCAACTCGGCGGCCTCCCACATGGGACCGGGATTCATGGACTGCATGCCCAGCTGCCGCCTGTGGCACTTCACCGGCATCACCGCGGCCTTGTCCAACTCGGCTCGAGCGCTGGCCACCGAGATACCCAAAGTCAGCGGCGCCTCGCTGACCAGTTTCGATGTCAACTACCGGCCCGCTCTCTGGTCTCCCCAGGCCGCACAGGCAGTGTTGCGCGATATCGCCAACCGAGTAGATATCGCGTTCGTGGGCCTCGACGAGGCCCACGCCCTGTGGGGAACCGAAACCCCTCAACAGGTGCGAGAAACCTTGCCCGGGGCGGGAACACTCGTGGTGAAGGACGCGGCAAACGGGGCGACGGCCTTTGGCCCAATGGGACCGATCTGGGCCGCCGCGCCCACGATCGACATCGTGGAGCCAGTCGGCGCGGGAGATGCTTTCGCCGCAGGCTATCTATATGGGCTACTCACCGACGCAGGCACAAAGGCTAGCCTGGAACTGGGCCACTTGTTCGCTCGCTCGGCGCTGAGCGTTGCGGGCGATATCGGCCCGCTTCCCGACCCACACGACATAGCCGCATTGGCCAAGCCGCAGTAG
- a CDS encoding bifunctional 4-hydroxy-2-oxoglutarate aldolase/2-dehydro-3-deoxy-phosphogluconate aldolase: MTTTSFDEIFARARFMVILRGLSPDQTVELSLKAWELGIDSVEVPIGLGHHVESLAAAVKAGAERGKRVGAGTVVSETHVEQAAEVGAAYTVAPGFDADVLAASNAADLPHLPGVATATEVQQAVRYGCQWVKVFPASVLGPDWFRAIAGPFPGVKTVATGGIHASQAGDFHAAGVNVVGLGSALSDPAQFAALARMMAH, translated from the coding sequence ATGACAACCACTTCGTTCGACGAGATCTTTGCCCGGGCCCGTTTCATGGTGATCCTGAGAGGGCTCAGTCCAGACCAGACGGTTGAGTTGTCCCTGAAGGCTTGGGAACTGGGCATCGACTCGGTTGAGGTGCCGATCGGGTTGGGCCATCACGTCGAATCGCTAGCCGCGGCGGTGAAGGCTGGGGCAGAGCGAGGCAAGCGGGTAGGAGCTGGGACAGTCGTCAGCGAGACTCATGTCGAGCAGGCCGCCGAGGTGGGGGCCGCCTATACCGTGGCCCCTGGGTTCGACGCCGATGTCCTCGCCGCCAGCAATGCCGCTGACCTTCCTCATTTGCCGGGCGTCGCAACGGCCACCGAAGTACAGCAAGCGGTGCGCTATGGCTGTCAATGGGTCAAGGTCTTTCCCGCGTCGGTTTTGGGCCCCGACTGGTTCCGCGCTATCGCCGGGCCATTCCCGGGCGTGAAGACTGTGGCCACAGGCGGCATTCACGCTTCCCAAGCCGGTGACTTTCACGCTGCCGGGGTCAATGTGGTCGGCCTCGGGTCGGCCCTATCCGACCCCGCCCAGTTCGCCGCGCTTGCGCGCATGATGG